The window CGGTCGGATGTTCGAAGAGCGCGCGCAAGGGCAGGCGGACGCCGAACTGCTTGCTGATGCGGCCGAGCACGCGGATGGCGAGCAGGGAGTGGCCGCCGAGGGCGAGGAAGCTCTCGGTGACGCCGACGGCCTCGCGCTTGAGCACGTCCTGCCAGACGGCGGCGAGCTGGCGCTCGGTCTCCGTGCGCGGCGCGACGACCGCGGGCGTCGCCGCCGACTCGGCCGCCGGGTCGATCGGCGCGGGGAGGGCCGCGCGATCCAGCTTGCCGTTCGGCGTTAACGGCAGCTGCTCCAGGGCGACGATCGCGTCCGGCACGAGGTACGCCGGCAACCGCTCGGCAAGCCAGACGGCGAGCACGTCGGGCGCTGCCGCACCGCCCGCGGCGGCCGGCACCACGTACGCGAAAAGTCGCGGCTCCGCGTCGACGCCGTCCGGCGCGCCCGCCGCGGGCCGCGCGACGACGGCCGCGTCGGCCACCGCAGGGTGCGTACGCAGGACCGCCGCGACTTCGTCTGGCTCGACGCGGTAGCCGCGGATCTTCACCTGATGGTCGACGCGTCCGAGGAATTCGAGCGTGCCGTCGGCCAGGCGGCGCGCGCGGTCGCCGGTGCGGTAGGCCCACGGCTCGCCGTCGTCGCCGAGCTCGGGCAAGGCGCCGAAGCGTTCGGCGGTCCGCTCCGGCTGCCCAACGTAGCCCCGCGACACGCCCTGGCCTGCGACCACGAGCTCCCCCGCCACGCCCACGGGCTGCTCGCCACCGTGCGCGTCGACGACGTAGACGCGCACGTTAGCCAGGGGCCGGCCGACCGGGACGGAGCGCGCGGCGCGCGCCTCGGCCGCCGCGAGGACCGCGGCGTCGACGCGCAGCGCGCACGCGCCGATGGTCGTCTCGGTCGGACCGTAGTGATTGAGCAGGCGCCCCGCGCCCAACGCGTCGACGAGATGGCGCGCGAGCGGGACCGGCAGCGCCTCCCCTCCGAGCACGAGCCAGCGCCGCGGGAGCACGGCCGCGAGCGCGTAGCCGTTCAGGCCGGCTGCGAGCGCCCGCAGGTGCCCGGGGGTGAGCTTGAGCAGGTCGAGGGGGTGCGCGGCCGCGTACTCCGCGAAGCTCGCCGGCTCGGTGACCGCCGTGTGCGGGAGCACGTGCAGCGTTCCGCCGCCGAGGAGCGCCGCCCAGACACTCGTTAGGCCGAGGTCCGCGGCGAGCGTCGATGCGACGCCGCAGTGCCACCCGGCCGGCGCGGAAAGCCCGTCGCCGCCGGCGAGCACACGCGCGATCGCGCGGGCGTAGTGCACGACGTTGGCGTGTGTGACCGAGACGCCCTTGGGCGCGCCCGTCGAGCCCGACGTAAACAGGACGTACGCGAGGTCGTCCGGCGCGGGGCGGCGCGCGGCCGACGGTGCGGGCGGTTCGCCGCGGGCGTCGTCCGCGTCGACCGCGACCGCCACGGTGCCCGCGGGTAGCAGGGCCGCGCCCGCGGCGTCGGTGACCACGACGCGTGCCCCGCTCGCGGCGAGCTGTTGCGCGACGCGCGCGGCCGGCCCGTCGACCGGGAGCGGGACGTACGCCGCGCCGGCCTTGAGCGCACCGAGCAATCCGATCACGGCCGCGGCCGAACGGTCGAGGAGGAGGCCGACGGGCGCGTCCGGGCCGGCGCCTAACGCCTGCAGTCGTGCCGCGAGCCGGGCGGCCCGCGCGTCGAGCTCGGCGTACGTGAGCGTCGCGTCGCCGGCGACGACCGCGGGCTGGTTCGGCACCCGCGCGGCCCACGCCTCGAACAACGTCGCGACGTCGGCCGCGGGGCCGAGGTCCGCGGCTGTCGCGTTCCACGCGGCCAGTTCGGCGTGCTCGGCGGCCGTGAGCAGCGGCAGCCGCGACACAGGGACGCTCGCGTCGGCCACGGCCGCGTCCAACAGGGTTCGCAGGTGCCCGAGCACGCGCTCGGCGCGCGTGCCGTCGACCAGCGCCGTGCGGAACGCGAGGCGGAGGCGCAGGCCGTCCGGGTGTTCGGAGAAGAGCAGCGTGAGGTCGAACTTCGTCGCCGACACGGCCACGTCGAGCGGCTCGACCGCCGCGCCGTCGAGGCGGAGCGCGGCCGGGATCGTGTCCTCCATCGTCAGCACGCACTGGAAGAGCGGCGCGTGCGTCAGCGCTTCCCCCTTCTGCAGCTCGAGCACGAGCTTCTCGAACGGCACGTCTTGGTGCTCGTACGCGTCGAGGCAGGTGTCGCGGACGCGGTCGAGCAGCGCGCCGAACGCGGGGTCGCCGGCGAACGACGTGCGGAGGACGAGCGCGCCCGCGAAGTACCCGATCAGGTCGTGCGTGTCCTCGTCGTCGCGCCCCGCGGTCGGCGAGCCGACGACGATCTCGTCCTGGCCGGTGTAGCGGTGCAGCAGGCTTTGGTAAGCTGCGAGGAGCACCATGTAGAGCGACGCGCCGCGCGCCTGGCCGAGCCGGCGCATGCCGTCGACGAGCGTGCGGGGCAGCACCGTCTCGCGCACGTCGCCGGCGAAGAGGTCCGCGCCCGGCGCCGGGTCCCCCGTCGCGGTGTCGGCGAGCCGTAGCACGGGGAGCGGCCCGCGGAGTTGCTCGCGCCAGTAGGCGAGCGGCGCGTCGAGGGCGCCGGAGTCGGCCCGCGCGCGCTCGCGCCGCGCGTGGTCAGCGAACTGCAGCGGCAGGGTCGGGAGCGCGGCCGCGCGCGCACCCCCGCCGGCCAGTTCGGCGGCGTACAGCGCGCCGAGGTCGCGGAAGGTGACGCTCTTCGACCACCCGTCCGAGACGATGTGGTGCGTGAGGAGGAACAGCACGTGCTCGTCGTCCGCGAGTCGGACGAGCGTCGCACGCAGCAGCACGTCCGCCGCGAGGTCGAAGTGGTACGCGGCCCGTTCCGCGAGCGCGCGCGCCAGCTCGCCGTCGCGCGCCGCGGGCGGCAGGCCGGAGAGGTCGAGGCGTTCGAGCGGGGCGCGCGCGCCGTGCCTAACGACCTGCGCCGGCCCGCCGTCGGCGGTCGCGTAGACGCTCCGCAGGACGTCGTGGCGGGCGACGAGCCCGTCGAGCGCGCGCCCGAGCGCGTCCGCGTCGAGCGGGCCGCGCACGTGGAACGCGCGCGGCACGTTGTAGGCGAGGAGCCCCGGGTTCGCCTGGTCGAGGAGCCAGAACAGCTCCTGCCCGAAGGCGAGCGGGGCGGTCGGCCCGTGCGCCGGCGCGCTCACGCGGGCACGCTCCCGGAGGCACCCGCGACGTCGAGCGCCGACGCGAGGTCGGCGACCGTGGGGTGTTCGAAGAGCGCCCGCAGCGACAGCCGCGTCCCGAACGTCTTCGCAATCCGGCCGAGCAGCCGGATGGCGAGCAGCGAGTGCCCGCCGAGCGCGAAGAAGTTGTCGTGCACGCCGACCGCATCCTTCTTGAGTACCTCCGCCCAGAGTGCCGCGAGGCGGCGCTCGACGTCGGTGCGCGGGGCGCCGTCGTCCGCCCCGGCCGCCGGCGCGTCGGCCGCCGCCGGTGCGCGCAGGGCGCCGCGGTCCACCTTGCCGTTCGCGTTCAGCGGCAGCGCCGGCAGGCGGACCCACGCCGACGGCACCATGTAGTCGGGCAGCTCGGCGGCCGCGTGCGCCGCGAGCGCCGCGTCCTCCACCTCACCGTTAGGCAGGACGTACGCCACGAGCCGGTCGTCGTCCGTGGCGACCACCGCCTGCCGCACGCCGGGATGCCGTTCGAGCACGGCCTCGACCTCGCCGAGCTCGACGCGGTAGCCGCGGACCTTCACCTGGCCGTCGAGGCGCCCGAGGAACTCGAGGTCGCCCGTCGGGAGACGCCGCACGCGGTCGCCGGTGCGGTACAGCCGCTCGCCGCCGTGGTCGACGAAGCGCTCACGCGTGAGCTCATCGCGGCCCAAGTACCCACGCGCCACGCCGGCGCCGCCGACCGCGAGCTCGCCGGGCACGCCGACCGGCGCGGGCCGGGACGCCCGGTCGAGCACGCGGGTCGTCACGTTAGGCAGCGGCCGGCCGATCGGCACCGTGGCCGGCGCCCAGCGTGCCACGTCGACCGCGCCCGGCTCGAAGCAGCACGCCCCGACGGTCGTCTCCGTGGGCCCGTAGTGGTTGAGCACCCGGCAGCGGCCCGCCGCGCGCACCTGGTCGACGAGCGGCCACGGGCAGGCCTCCCCGCCGAGCACGAGCCAGCGGCGCGGGAGGAGGTCGGCCGCGAACTCCGGCCCGGCGAGCGCCTGGAAGTGGCGGGGCGTGATCTTCAGCAGGTCGAGCGGGTGCGCCTCGGCGTAGGCGCGGAAGCGCGCCGCGTCGGTCACGACGTCGTCGGCGAGCAGGTGCAGCGTGCCGCCCGACGCGAGGGCGGGGAAGACGCTGGTGTGGCCGAGGTCCGCCGCGAGCGTGGAGACGGTCGCACACGCCCACGGCTCCGCGGCCCCCGACAGGTCGAGCCCGAGCACCGCGGCGATCGCACGCGTGTAGTGGACGACGTTGGCGTGCGTGACCGCGACGCCCTTGGGCGTGCCGGTCGAGCCCGACGTGAAGATCACGTACGCGAGGTGCTCGGGGCCGGCCTGCGACGCGGGTGGCCACGCGGGCAACGCCGCGAGCGCGGCGGCGTCGGCGTCGAGCAGGACGACGTCGACGTCGTCGGGCAGGTGCGCGCGGCCGGCCGCGGTCGTCACGACGCAGCGCGCGCCGCTCTCGACGAGCTGGCGCGCGAGGCGCGCCGGCGGCTGGCCGGGGAGGAGCGGGACGTACGCGCCGCCCGCGGCGAGGATGCCTAACATCCCGACGACCAAGTCGGCCGTGCGGGGCACGCACAGCGCGACCGTCACGTCCGGCCCGACGCCGAGGGCCTGGAGGTGGTGCGCGAGCTGGTTGCTGCGCGTCGCGAGCGCATCCCAGGCGAGCGACGCGTCGCCCGCGACCACGGCCGTGCGCGCCGGGTGTCGCACCGCGGCCGCGTGGACGAGCGCCGTGATCGTCGTCGGCGTGCCGAGGTTCCGCGCCGTCGCGTTCCACGCGTCTAACGCGTCGCGCTCAGCGGGAGTGAGCAGCGGGAGCGCGTCGACCGCGGTCGACGCATCGTCTGCGACGGCCGCGAGCAGCGTCGCGAGGTGGCCGAGGAACCGGTCCGCGGTCTCGGGCTCGAAGAGGTCCGCGCGGTACCAGAGCAGCAGTTCGAGGCCGTCCGGGCGTTCGGCGGGGAGGAGCGTGAGGTCGAACTTCGTCGTGTTCGAGACGACCTCGAACGGCTCGGCGACGACGTCCGGCAGCTCCAGCCGGCCGCCCTGGTGCTCCTGCATCGTGAGCACGGCGCGGAAGAGCGGCGCGTGCCCCGCGCGACCGGCCGCCTTCAACTCGTCCGTGAGCGCCTCGGGCGGAACGTCCTGGTGCGCGAGCGCGCCGACGACGGTCGTGCGCACGCGCGCGAGCAGCGCGCGGA is drawn from Gemmatimonadetes bacterium T265 and contains these coding sequences:
- a CDS encoding hypothetical protein (frameshifted, deletion at around 591343) — translated: MPNAAGAAAPDAAALRDAKRAYLARLLAEEGLGVGDAAADGAPGRPGAIGRRPAGTDAPLTHAQDVLWLLDRATPGLIAYNSAAAFRLRGPLDLAALGRALDALVARHESLRTRFGAPGDQPVQIVDPPAAAAFVVDDLRAHPDASRDAGAAACLTAHARRPFELTRGHLFRAVLVRLADDDAVLLLLTHHIVSDAWSYGVMVRELSALYAAARAGREPALAPPALQFGDYAAWERTALTGEQLRERLGYWRDVLLPAAPELALPTDRPRGAAPGFAGARALRTLPRPVLDRLKALAAGEGATLYMVLLATFQTLLHRWSGQDDLVTGSAIAGRTRSEIEDVVGYFSAALPLRTRFVDGESFRALLARVRTTVVGALAHQDVPPEALTDELKAAGRAGHAPLFRAVLTMQEHQGGRLELPDVVAEPFEVVSNTTKFDLTLLPAERPDGLELLLWYRADLFEPETADRFLGHLATLLAAVADDASTAVDALPLLTPAERDALDAWNATARNLGTPTTITALVHAAAVRHPARTAVVAGDASLAWDALATRSNQLAHHLQALGVGPDVTVALCVPRTADLVVGMLGILAAGGAYVPLLPGQPPARLARQLVESGARCVVTTAAGRAHLPDDVDVVLLDADAAALAALPAWPPASQAGPEHLAYVIFTSGSTGTPKGVAVTHANVVHYTRAIAAVLGLDLSGAAEPWACATVSTLAADLGHTSVFPALASGGTLHLLADDVVTDAARFRAYAEAHPLDLLKITPRHFQALAGPEFAADLLPRRWLVLGGEACPWPLVDQVRAAGRCRVLNHYGPTETTVGACCFEPGAVDVARWAPATVPIGRPLPNVTTRVLDRASRPAPVGVPGELAVGGAGVARGYLGRDELTRERFVDHGGERLYRTGDRVRRLPTGDLEFLGRLDGQVKVRGYRVELGEVEAVLERHPGVRQAVVATDDDRLVAYVLPNGEVEDAALAAHAAAELPDYMVPSAWVRLPALPLNANGKVDRGALRAPAAADAPAAGADDGAPRTDVERRLAALWAEVLKKDAVGVHDNFFALGGHSLLAIRLLGRIAKTFGTRLSLRALFEHPTVADLASALDVAGASGSVPA
- a CDS encoding hypothetical protein (frameshifted, deletion at around 591343), translated to MPRAFHVRGPLDADALGRALDGLVARHDVLRSVYATADGGPAQVVRHGARAPLERLDLSGLPPAARDGELARALAERAAYHFDLAADVLLRATLVRLADDEHVLFLLTHHIVSDGWSKSVTFRDLGALYAAELAGGGARAAALPTLPLQFADHARRERARADSGALDAPLAYWREQLRGPLPVLRLADTATGDPAPGADLFAGDVRETVLPRTLVDGMRRLGQARGASLYMVLLAAYQSLLHRYTGQDEIVVGSPTAGRDDEDTHDLIGYFAGALVLRTSFAGDPAFGALLDRVRDTCLDAYEHQDVPFEKLVLELQKGEALTHAPLFQCVLTMEDTIPAALRLDGAAVEPLDVAVSATKFDLTLLFSEHPDGLRLRLAFRTALVDGTRAERVLGHLRTLLDAAVADASVPVSRLPLLTAAEHAELAAWNATAADLGPAADVATLFEAWAARVPNQPAVVAGDATLTYAELDARAARLAARLQALGAGPDAPVGLLLDRSAAAVIGLLGALKAGAAYVPLPVDGPAARVAQQLAASGARVVVTDAAGAALLPAGTVAVAVDADDARGEPPAPSAARRPAPDDLAYVLFTSGSTGAPKGVSVTHANVVHYARAIARVLAGGDGLSAPAGWHCGVASTLAADLGLTSVWAALLGGGTLHVLPHTAVTEPASFAEYAAAHPLDLLKLTPGHLRALAAGLNGYALAAVLPRRWLVLGGEALPVPLARHLVDALGAGRLLNHYGPTETTIGACALRVDAAVLAAAEARAARSVPVGRPLANVRVYVVDAHGGEQPVGVAGELVVAGQGVSRGYVGQPERTAERFGALPELGDDGEPWAYRTGDRARRLADGTLEFLGRVDHQVKIRGYRVEPDEVAAVLRTHPAVADAAVVARPAAGAPDGVDAEPRLFAYVVPAAAGGAAAPDVLAVWLAERLPAYLVPDAIVALEQLPLTPNGKLDRAALPAPIDPAAESAATPAVVAPRTETERQLAAVWQDVLKREAVGVTESFLALGGHSLLAIRVLGRISKQFGVRLPLRALFEHPTVAQLAELVDAERRAKDDAALRDALAAVEGLTEADATRLLGQVLTDAP